The Neobacillus sp. PS3-34 genome has a window encoding:
- a CDS encoding BCCT family transporter: MRYRQKRMKYESRILRGLDFFKHKGLMDVINAKGSEVELFSMFENFPLSRALPIIAIFLISTFFITSADSATFVLGMQTINGDLNPSNKIKLVRGLIQSGTAAILLWTGGMKALQRASIKAAFPFTIVMILIVFSLIKSLRKDRFVTGK; encoded by the coding sequence ATGCGTTATAGACAAAAAAGGATGAAATATGAATCCAGAATACTCAGGGGTCTTGACTTCTTTAAACACAAGGGTCTTATGGATGTAATCAACGCAAAAGGCAGTGAAGTAGAGCTCTTTTCCATGTTTGAGAATTTCCCATTATCAAGAGCGCTTCCAATTATAGCTATTTTTCTTATTAGTACATTCTTTATTACATCCGCCGATTCAGCAACCTTTGTACTTGGCATGCAGACAATAAACGGAGATTTAAATCCTTCCAACAAAATAAAACTTGTCCGGGGATTGATTCAATCTGGTACAGCAGCCATTCTGTTATGGACAGGAGGGATGAAGGCCCTTCAAAGGGCATCTATAAAAGCAGCTTTTCCATTTACGATTGTCATGATATTAATCGTATTTTCACTTATTAAATCATTGAGGAAAGATAGATTTGTTACCGGGAAGTAA